From Daucus carota subsp. sativus chromosome 6, DH1 v3.0, whole genome shotgun sequence:
cCCACACTCAAATGCTGTGACgactttaatatataatctTAATTTTGAAGACATCATCAAATAAGTTTTCTACAGTCGTTgtgatattttttgttttctgaaaatgaagtttatatttttataatgattTTCATGGTGAGAAAATGTGATGAACGAACTCTGGAGACAATCGGCTCCCGTGACTCAACTGGATCAACCTACATAAATCCATCTGAGTATCGAAATTTGAACTACAGAATATCAATAGTTATACAATTTATAGAATTATAGCTCTCTCTAGTTACtatcatttgaagttgatatgCATTTTTACGAAGTTTTGAGCTCAAGTGTAAAAATATACTTTGTAATGAAATcagattaattcattttttatgtACCGAGGGAAATTGCGCAAACACATTACTACTAATGACCCGCCAGTGTTTACCTACTTGTCCTTTTgacaattttcattttttaattccACAATTCCTTTAAATTCCTTTCATGATTAATATATCACTGGTGAGTCGTTTCCTTCATCCCGGAAATTACGACATTGTTGATCATATGTCTAGCTAGTAGATTAATGGCTCTTCCTAGTTTCGGACCTGGTGCGCTATAGAGTAATTCGATTGACGAAAGAATAAATCAAAGGTAGCACACTCCTGTGGATTTATTACCCGACGCTCATTTCTTCGAACATGGAGATTACATCTAGTATAACAACAAGATTCGGTACACAAACAACACAGAAACTAAGTACTGCAAGCTTAGCCTGTGCACACAACATTGTAATAAGGAAACAACCATGCGACATCTCACATATCTGCCTTGGGCAGAAAAGGAGGAATACTCTGCTCGTGCCTGAAAAAATTATCCGGATCGATCATACCTTTCACTCGAACCAACCTGTCGAAATTGCTCTTGTAATAAGCTTTTCCCCACACCTTGGCATCTGCAAGCGTTATAGGCCCTGTCGCAGGATTGATTCCCAAATCAATATCATCGTAATTCGAATAAGCTCGTCTCGGATTGTTTGATACATAAGGAGTCAAGTAACTATATAAGCTCCTTATCCACTCCAACTTCTTCGTAGTGTCTCCGACCCAAAGTACTCTGGTGTACACCATGTACAATGTACCTGCTCTGTTCGGAAATGGAAGAGCCGATTCCTTTATCTCGCTCAGTCTTCCTCCGTAGGGAGTGAAAATAATCGTGGTTTCTGCTGGATTCACTTCTAGAAGCTTCTCCCACAGCCCTTCTAGGCCTTCTTCGGATATCGGATCTCTAACGAAATCTGATTTTGCTTTTGTGGGAAGATCGAACAAGAAAGTTCTGTCAAGCAAATCCTCGGGAGAATAAGTGTCTTCGAACATGTTGAAGAATGAAGACtccatcacagcttctatccaCGTATGCTCCTTGAGGTCTTCTTTCACCATAATAAGTTGAGGCAACTTTTTTTGTATCAATTTAAGTAGCACATCAGGAGCACCGAGGTATAAGCCTGTGAAGGATAATTCCACGGTCTTTCCACGAGCAGTTGTTGGACTCTCGATAGTACTTATTCGAACCCTAATGTCGACTTCTTTCGGGAGTTTCGGTGCAATAGTTTGGAATGGATGAATAATCTTTGTAGCATTCTGCTCAAGAGTTCGCTGAATAAGAAAAGTAGTCACTTTCTCGGGTACATCCACTAGGTTTAGCGTCCAAGAAAGAACGATCCCGAAGCTAGCACAACCGCCACCTCTTAAAGCCCAAAACACATCTTCTCCCATTGCTTGTCGATCAAGAATCCTCCCTTTGGCATCTACTAATCGGGCATCGATAACATTATCAGCCGCAAGCCCATATTTTCGCCTCAACGGGCCATACCCTCCGCCACAAATGAGTCCAGTAGCTCCCACCGTAGACCAAACACCAGCCGGGAAAGCTAGGGTTCCACTTGCTCGATAAATCCAGTAGTAAACCTCACCAAGCGTTGCACCAGCTTGAACTATAGCCGTTTTAGCTTTAGCATCCACCGTAACCGATTTCAGCTTAATCATATCAAGCAAAACGAAAGGTACATTTTGGTACGTGCTACTATACGAAAGGCCCT
This genomic window contains:
- the LOC135147141 gene encoding berberine bridge enzyme-like 8; protein product: MKNFTSSILFPISLLFLLSFSYVNSANPSGFIKCVTRNSQVSKILASNVLAPSDSSYTATYEFSMRNPRFNTSERLKPAVIVTPVADSQVQTVVNCAKTFDMQIRIRSGGHDFEGLSYSSTYQNVPFVLLDMIKLKSVTVDAKAKTAIVQAGATLGEVYYWIYRASGTLAFPAGVWSTVGATGLICGGGYGPLRRKYGLAADNVIDARLVDAKGRILDRQAMGEDVFWALRGGGCASFGIVLSWTLNLVDVPEKVTTFLIQRTLEQNATKIIHPFQTIAPKLPKEVDIRVRISTIESPTTARGKTVELSFTGLYLGAPDVLLKLIQKKLPQLIMVKEDLKEHTWIEAVMESSFFNMFEDTYSPEDLLDRTFLFDLPTKAKSDFVRDPISEEGLEGLWEKLLEVNPAETTIIFTPYGGRLSEIKESALPFPNRAGTLYMVYTRVLWVGDTTKKLEWIRSLYSYLTPYVSNNPRRAYSNYDDIDLGINPATGPITLADAKVWGKAYYKSNFDRLVRVKGMIDPDNFFRHEQSIPPFLPKADM